One Cardiocondyla obscurior isolate alpha-2009 linkage group LG02, Cobs3.1, whole genome shotgun sequence genomic window, TAAGTtattatagaataaaatattgatattattaattttagctgTTTATAAATAtggttttaataatttaatatattattttttcaaactttagacttctttgtttttttttatctttgtcacgtatttaaagaaatagacACTATTTAAATGATGAATGACAGAAATGGTCACAATTGCATCGTATATTGTACAAAATTCATACACTGATCAAACatacatttttctaaattcaGAGTAGTCCTTCCATCTCTTGCATAAATTGCATATATGCGTCATCTTTTGTTTTAGGTTGCGGTGTTCTAAGCGGCTGCGCTTCCGGTAATCTTTCTGTAATCCTGGAAATATTGCTAGATTTCTTCTTATCATCTCTTTTCACGCGCAAAGATGTCGGTAAAAATCTGGTAACATCAGCAGCCAGATTCCTAATTTGTGGTTTTGCCTCAATAGTGGTGGTACTTTTACCATCTTTGTCTTTTCGATTGATTAACTGGGGCGCAGCCGAAAGTACATTGGGCGTTTTGGGTTGTGCAGTAGTTCCAGACTGTGTCTGTATCTGAGGGTTTCCTATATTCGACATGTTTGACATTTGCATTTGCGGCGGTGGCATTCTTGGTATACTTGGAGGTCCGGGTCTCAATAACCTCGGCATTCCAGGTGGTGGTCCtgtaaaataatcatttttattccttttatcttttatgCATAAGCATAAGTACATTATAACTAAAACttagatttataatttaaatttctattaaaagacttaaaaataaaaaaaactttaatctcACCAGGTGGTAATCGAAGTCCAATACGAGGTGGTGGTGGAGGAGGCATTCTAAGATGCAATGGCGGTGGAGGTGGCCTGTAAAGCAAAGGTGGAGGCGGCATGCCCATTGGTGGCATTGCGCCATGTTGCGTGTGTTGAGTATGAGGATGAGGTGCATGTTGCCCGTGTCCAGATAGATGTTCCGACGCACCAGGCGGTTCTATATCTTCATCttctttattattagatttattattactagATTTAACATTAgtttcgttttctgtttcgagCAGCGACAGGCGCGCATTCAGATCTTGAGCTCTTTcggtttctctctttttatgaACGACTTCCATCTCCCGCATAAATTGATCGATGTCCTGTCCCGCCATTGCTAACATTTTCTGCTGCAATGTCGTCGGTTTAACTTTTGCTATATCCctatccttttctttttccatatctttttccttattttcgGATTCTTGTTTATCTTCCTTACCGTCATCGGCAAATCGTATCGTTCTCGATTTTGCTGGTGTATCTTTTACCtgctaattttataaatattatttcctaTTTCTCTAGAAAGATAGAAAACGATCGTTGATTTACTTACATTTTCAACTGTATCTTCATCATCACTCGATAGTTCTGGAGGTGGAAAAGGTGGTACACCGGGTGGCTCCTTATTGGGTGCCAATGTAGGAACAGATGAAGAAGTTGCATATGCACTggtcttttttaaaatacttggAGGTACAGGAATATTCATTAGAGTATGATGCTGTGATATATAATGAGGATGAGGTGGATACATATGTGTAGGTGGCTGTGGCATATCTGGTAAAGGAATCTGTGATGTTAAAGGACCTGCAAAGACATTTACACTATCTATAGtgtatagaaaaatatatattaaagttgtgatgtaacattaattagttgtattatatatatgtatatatataatttttttttaatagctaaATGCCTACCTGGATACATTCTGGATATATCATTGGCAGCAGATGGCAATGGTATTTCATCAACTTGCACCTGCTGTGCATGTCTCACAGCTTCAAAATAAGAAACCAAATCTATCCTTCTACGTTCATATTGTATCAATTGTTCTTTCAGTTCTGCCCATTTTTCTTGATCATCTTTTGCCTAAAAAGCAGACAATATACTGATTATATGGTGATAAAactcaaaattttattttgtataagcTTACCAATActttattgaagaaaatttaatattatgttacttACATACATTTTCAAGACACGGTCTAAAGTTTCCTTAAGTTTTTTTCGTTTgtcttttaatactttttcatTCAAAGGAGGTGGCTGCATCACATTATactctaaaaataaatgtataaaactaTAGTatagtttaaaatttattattttaaaaattaaataaaaactaaccCATTTGATCaattttttccatttcctCAATAATCTGTGCTGGATCTTTGCCTTTCAAGACTGCTGCTCTTACCAATTGTcgttgctttttatttttttttaattccttctTACGCGCTTCCTTTCCTACAATTACaatgaaaatcaaattaaatttttttattttttaaattaaaaattacgaaattctTAAAAGTGATCTTTGGTTATGTCCTCGATTACTAACGTGCTTGATCAGTGGGATTCATGTATTTCCCACTTTTCGTGGTGTTGATCGAACGGCGCCCCATGTTTCacacaattattttactttttttgataATCGGAATAACACCGTGATTCAATTTACGTAAATCTCAATCTTATTTACGTTGACAGAAAGCAACGGAGAGAAAACGGTACATATGCAGAGGAACAGCGCAACGCGGAATGGAGAGCAGAACCAATCACAAGCATTCTGCGTTTCCTCTGCAAAGATCGTAAAGCAGAAAGAGAAGTTTAGTTTTCTGAACGCACTTGTAATTTTGTGATGTGAGCTGCATGTGGTTGCATGCTTGCACGTCGTACGAATGTGATATCATTCTAAGAAGCAAACCGGCGTATATAAAagtttgtataattatacatatattatattactaatttatcgttaatattaatatgtattaacTGTGatcgttagaaaaaaaatggctcAATACATTGCACACGATATCAACAAAAAACAGAGGACAAGTGACATAAAAATAGAAGGAAATGTTACATTTTCACAAATGAAACTTCGACGAGATATTCTAGATGGATTAATGTCTGCTGGGTTTCAAAAACCATCTCCAATTCAGTTGAAAGCTATTCCTTTAGGCCGTTGTGGATTTGGTATTAATTATagtttaatatacaaattaattataatatctatattattaaaagtattggTTTATAGATTTAATAGTACGTGCTAAATCAGGAACTGGAAAAACTCTAGTATTTGGTATTATTGCTCTTGAAACTTTAGATATTTCAATACATTTGccacaaattttaataatagcaCCTACAAGAGAAATTGCAATTCAAATAACCCATGTTATTCAAACAATTGGTTCAAAAATAGAAGGTATGTAAAACATTGCTTAATACACTTtctaaatttatcttttatatctctcaattattttttttgctattttaGGATTAAAAGTTGATTACTTTGTGGGAGGAATATCAATAGaagaagataagaaaaaaCTGAGCAAATGCCATATAGCTGTTGGTGCACCTGGgagaattaaacatttaattgaaAAGGGATTTCTTTCTGTTTCAAAAGTTAGATTGTTTGTTCTTGATGAGGCCGATAAAttaatggaaattaattttcaaacagATATCAAGttggtatttaatttaagtattaagtgttaaataaatttttgtgtaTACATAaatctatataaatttatatttaatctagTGTATTTTATAGTATATAATCAAATTTGTTATTGACAGTTTACTTGgtaaatgattaatataattttttatagccatatattttctaaactaCCATCTAGTAAGCAAATTATAGCTTCAAGTGCTACTTATCCTGGGGatttagaaacatttttgcaaaCTTATATGTCTTCTCCTGTGTTAACATCACCAAATATTGATGGACCAATTTTAATTGGAATCAGACAGTTTGTGACTGTGGTTCCAACACATCCTAATGCAATGAAAgaggtttttttctttatttataagaattaatatgaaattcaatattacaaaccaattttatataattgtttatatttttagctaCAAACGAAAGTTGACGAGctagtaaaaatttttacaaagatttCATTCAAGCAAAGCCTAGtttttacaaattatcaaTCAAGGTATGTagttcttatttaatttttgatattaattgatctaattgctaattttttatttcagagcTCAATCAGTAAGCAATAAGATTAATTCGTTGGGTTTTTCAACTTCATATATTGCTGGAAATCAAAATATGACTAAAAGATTGGAAGCAATTGagaatttaagaaatttagaaCATAGAATTATGTTAACTACAGATTTAACTGCAAGAGGGATAGACatagaaaatgttaatatgGTTATAAACTTGGACATACCTATGGATGTTACGACATATTTACATAGAATTGGCAGAGCTGGTCGTTATGGATCTTATGGAATTtctattacaattatttctgaaaGTGAACTTtcatcgtttaaaaaattattaacttcgATTGATGGATTAAgcttctatttatttaaactcaGTTCCGATTACACGGAAGATGTCTGGAGTGATGATATTTCAACGTTCgaaaaaattgatttagaatctgaaataaatttaaaaaaatttttaagccTTGATGCAGCAATTGTTGAATCTGAAAATGGTGAACCTATTAAAATACCTATATCAGAACATATAGTTCCTTCAAAGAATAATGGTATATCATCAAAAAACAATGTTTCTACTGCAAATGACGAAAAATCTAATAACGTTTCATCTAAGAATACAGCAAGCAGTGATATTTCCCAAAAAGTCAGTAGTAATActattgcaaaatataataaaatgtcacCGAAAAGCATACCGACCATGTTATCATCAAAAAATAATGttgaaaacattaaaataaaatgtgaaaaacagaaattgcggaaaaagaaaaaataccaTGAAACTATTTCCGATGACGTACCTGTAAGAGCAAGATCTGTTTTAGATAAGCAGATAAAAATTAGTTCATTACTTCAACATTACAATCAAGGTAAAATAGATTCTACAATCGATGCCTCTATagaatgtaaagaaatatcaaatataGAATCTGcagttgaaaattttacagaCTATAAAGTTCTAACGTcatcaaaaaatatatatacgtttacAATGACACCTGATTCAGAAAATCCTTCTGTTATGGAAAAGTTGAATGAAAATGTTGTGTTTAAAGTAGCTCTATCAGATGTAGAGAACTGTAAATTATTAGATAccagtgttaaaaaaattatgcagtATATGAAAGATTCATTAATtgtagaagaagaaaatggtACATCAATCTcaaattatgaaaaagaagatgataatgaaaaaacatttatacaaatttctcAGAATACTGTTTCTATAAAAGATCTTGATTTAACGCATAATTTacctataaataaattagataatagTGAGGATGATCAcatacgtataataataaacaattatttgaCAACGTACGGCACAAAAGTTATTGAAAGTGACAATAATGTATGTAATGATGAAGAATCTTTGTTGAGAGCGGCTTCGAAATGGAAAGAATTACTggattttgaaattaatttgataaatgaCACACACAAAGGCATCACCgaatcaatttataaattattatatgaagAACATTTTTCAGCTCTCAAAACTTTCCTTAATATGCAGAAACGGGCTTTTTTGTGTATCTTTCCAGAACTTCGTAATGATGAGGAAGTGcaaaatacttatatatattcaGCAtctaattctaataataatttgttggACATGTACAAAGACATAGAAGATTTCAAAAGTCATTTCTGGACCTTAGGATCTAAATTCAACGCATTTTTTCCATATCCTATAAATATTGATGAAGATATGCCAAATTTAATGATGTCAGATTCTGAGATTGAAGAATACTGCAAGGCATTacaatattttagaaatgGTCAAAAtcctaataaaaaattattagaaataatagaTTATATAACATGTTTAAGTGAAACTGAGAGATATGATGTGAttaagaaaatcagagaaCAGAATTTAACGTTTGAGGAAATAAAAGCGCTTCTTAAAGAAACAGCAGTAATGGAAGTTGAACAATTGCTTAAAAATTTGGATGTAGTCAGTAAAGATGAGAACAAAGTACAAAATACAGAACATGAAGTTCGTAGTGATATACTTTTCGATCAAAagtacgaaaagaaaaaagttgaACAAACAAAAGATAATGACGAAGAAACTTGTTCAAGTGCTTCTAGTGCGTCGTCACTTAAATCATCTGAAAAAGATATTGTACATTTAAATGTTGCTTCGAAAAATCAGCAGAAAGTATTACATATTAGTGGCAATAGCCAAAAGTCCAGTAGGAAAAATATTGaacggagaaaaataaaaaatgtaaaaactagATATATACCTGTacaaacaaataatattatttataataatgtggATGAATTTGGTAAACGTGAGAAACAAGTAAATTTTCACAAATGTGATTTAACAGATAGCACAGAtagagataatttaattacttcgaCGAAACATTCAAGAACATTTAATTCATATGGAGATGCAAGAGAACTATCTCAACTTTCGTCGAATCCGGCGGAAAGTTTCCCATGGATTTCAATTTCTAATTCATCCTATGATTTAGAAGAAAAAGCATGTTCATTAAACCAAACGTATAGTGGCCAAGAGAGTGAACAAATACTTTCCAATTCTCATTCTTCCCGTATGTACGCTCAATCATCGCGATTTAATCGCCCATCGCAACACATGAAACAGGAaactaataattattctacaaAAGCTCATAGGCTAGATAATGATTTAATGAACAATGTTTATTCATGTGAAACGGATATTGATAGATTTCTATCATCGTTGAGAATGCAAACAGATCAGATGCATTTTGATATTTACAAATCGCAAATGTTTGAGAATTGGGCTATGTACGATGAATAATTGCGCGAAATTGAACTGATAGGTAAGATAAAGAATGTTGACTGTTGAATTATACAAGGTACATGAATATAGATAATCTTTGCATtgcattttcgtttttagGATCCTTTCTCACGATGTGTTTATGATCAAGCTGTGGTAAAGAATGACATATGAATCGATCAATAGTGAAAGGTCACGCATCACTGATACTTAACACGCATCGACGAGACTTAAACTGTGTGCCGGGGATAACCTTTCCCTACTGATTGAAGGCTACCTACGGTTATGCAATTGTATTGATCTTTTGCGATTTACTCTTTTATAATCATCTCATCGATTGAATAATATCACTTGTcagtaacaaataattttttatagtatatattattttataaaaattgatattatatatgtattgttaTATGTGTAAATATTGTACATGTATGTGGCTTATTTTGCGATTTGCAAATAgcttatataatttacaagttgaatgattaatataaaaaatttgattaattgctattttgaatattttcctTACTTATAAAtgttttgaaattaatgacaaatatctaattttatttttagttaaacgtctaatttttattcaacagttttcatacaaaataaaatacatcaaattttaataataattatttaagaaaagggtgtgtatttattaatgtaaaaaaaaaaaaaaaaacgtagagCTTTCGCGATAGTgcattttaaatgttattcgaTCTGCTTGGATAAATTTGTCAAACGATACTCCGCGATATTCGCCGCTAGCCGGTTGTGTTAGAAGGATCAGGTTTCTAAGGCGTCCTCATCCTCGGTGAGGGGAAGGAGGGTGCGGGGGAACCAGGGCTagagcaagaaaaaaaagaggaaccACCTTACGAAACTCGTCTCGTGAGAAATTCAAAGTAAGCCCCCTGTCCAGTAGCCCTGTCCCTTTATTCGCAAAATGATCGTGTTTGAGGCGCGCACCTAACTTGTGCGAAGCCAACTTCAGTCGGTGACCACGTGCTTCCGCAAGTAGTAGTGCGCAGCGCGCCCGCGATTTCCAGTGTCCGCGTGCATCACGTCGTCGTGGTGTTGATTGGAAAATCGATCGTTTTTAACGCGCGCGTCCCATCTGTTCGACCATCGTTGCGGTTCCATTGACAGGCCCACGTACCCCCGCGTTCGCGAGACATGTCGTACACGCGTAAGCTCTTCAAGAGGACGCCGGTCTACGTGGTGGAGGACCACAATGAGGTTGGTATATTCGAACGTTGTTTTCGCGTTCGTTACATGGACCGACGGCAGTGTGCTGCCATGCTTGATGCGCTGCTAGATAGTTAGATGTCGCAACGTGAGCGTTTCGCAGCTGGTGcagcatatatgtatattttatttcatataaaatgcGTCCGTTAGTTTCGATTGTGCCTAGAGTACGTGTAAAACAAAAAGGTCtttttattatgatttattaatatattgatattGATTATGTAAATTTACGGCTGCATTATCTAAACAGGTTTTGTGTTTGCAggttaaataatgtaattgtttattgtaaaaaaaagatatacatatatgtatatgtacagaGTGTCAAATTAATCAAagcgagaaatataattttatcatcaaAATCACAGATTATTCTGATGCGAAACAATTCTCTCTGTGTCGCGGAAGCGATTTTTGAtcgaaattaaagtttatgaTTTCGATGTTAGTCGACGCGTCAGTCGAATCCGCGAATTTCCGTGCAATGCACAAACGCGAGGTTCGTTTTTCGATCGAATATCTGACGAAAGCGTTTGgtttacgataatttattttcaggtTTTACCGTTCATTTACCGGTGTATGGGGTCGAAGCATCTGCCCTTCGAAGGGAACACTTTCGTACATCTGGATTCGCATCCCGATATGCTGATACCGAAAGAGATGCAAGCCGACACGGTGTGGGATAAGGTTCAACTGTTTAGGTACGCATGTAACAATCAATATGCGAACGAGTTTTACACGGTGTGTAAAAGAAGATTAAAAGAATTGCGACTCGGTTGCGAGTACGTTGTCAAAATGATGCCCGTACgacttgaaaatattaattattgctatGCAATCTTATTGCTgtgtaaaaattactttgaaatCAACATGACactgttataatttttattgtatctGAAACATTAATAGTAGAGATATAAGACAAAAACTATACAATAGCAACATAGCACTTCCCATTTCtcgtttttatttgattaaaaattacaattttccaATCTGTGAATTTTATAACTAAATAATTGTCAtgaataattcttattaatcgTCTTGTTCTTATTCTACTTACAGTGAGATCAGCATTGAGAATTGGATTCTGCCTGCAGCATACGCGGGTCATCTTAAAAACCTAATCTGGGTGAAACCACCATGGGCGAATCAGATGACTGACGGTGTGCTGACGTTCCTCATCGGCAAGCAAAAGGAGACCGGGGTGATAAGGTAAGTAATCAATATACATTTCTGATCtacaaatttctatttattcgaGGTGTCGATCCAGAACTCGTTCTCTCGATTTTATGCATGTGACAAAGAAAAGTCATCACACatacttagtaaaaaaaaaaaaaaaaaaaaaaaaaacttagacTTCCATAGGGTTGAGAGTTGAAAGAATGAACGGgcagggaggaaaaaagacaACTAACAAGTAGTAAAAGGGAAACCGACATGTCGCGACGATATATACTGTGAGAAACTCATGATTCAACAGTCCGTCAAGACTTGAGTTATGTTTCTCGAATTACCGTGGGCATATATGTCTGTTCAACGTGAGTGAAATGTGCCGATTATGTCATGCTCCCTTTTACTCGTGTCTTGATTGATTTCTATTTAGCCGTATGTACCTATATTAGCTTCTGGTAGCTTAGTAgtgttaatattttaccatattagataaaataatcaacattttctttattgatGAGTTAATGAAAAGGTGAATAGCACATCTAATAGTccaatacaaaagaaaaaaagtttcaaagattatagttatacatatataaaaacagCATTTGTATgtctataattttaaataatttttaagattttaataatgttaaaagttataatggataaaataaaaattcgttattgtatttttaattgctttattAGAAAGTATGGGAGACTTTTACTATTCATACATAATTATCTCAATTTGATAATATTGCATATGATATACATGTGTTCATTGTTAAtctttatatatgtatacacatatattgTTTCTTATACAtctttacttaaataatttgagtAATTAAAGTGAGATTGCATATCTGGTGATTTATGCATTTCGAATAACCTTAGGTATTATCTTGAAACACGCATATGGCCCGAATTATACTTGTCTTCGAAATTTGCGGAAcgttaccaaaaaaaaaggaacgtaaaaaacataaattgcGTATCGCGAAAAGAGGCTAATGGTCTTACGGCAATATAATAACGGGAATATTCGGGGACAGTgcttataatattaaattaatgggCGCACCGGCTCGTTATATTGAATTACATTCGAAAAAAAGTTCTCAATTATTGATAATTGCACTGTCATACCGAGCTTAGGACCTTCGGCAATGCGCGCGACACCATACTGATAAGATCTCGGAGTCAGTGTGCGATCGCATCGGCTGCTTTTTCGTCGAAgttatttatacgtaattgCTTGTACCCACGCAGGTGCTTGTTCCGCATCATTCGATTTCCATCGATGTTTCTCCTGCAGGACGTAAAACTTCCTTGTCCGCGTTTACGTTGCGTGCAAAACTGTATTTTCTTCTCTCAAACGGGTAACGTGGGAGAGCATGTGATACCACCGATACCGCTAATTGCCGCTAATTGCCGTTAATTTTAACATCTTTGCCGACTTTGTTCGCAAAttgagaaataattgaaattgaaatgtgattaagaattttttttttaattaagcgaCATTAGCTTGctaaattctattatttttacataaaaacgATTAGCTGTTATCGTTTTGATAAAAGTTACATGAAAAAGCTATAGTATTCGAAAAATGTACAGTTATCTATTttgtttaatacaaaatattttagattctattttttattattttaactatttCGAATATCTTAACTtggtgtcttttttttaataaattttttgtcgAGCTTTTTCCACCTACGTCAAAGGAATCTAAGACCAGTTGTA contains:
- the LOC139108844 gene encoding WW domain-binding protein 11 isoform X2, which gives rise to MGRRSINTTKSGKYMNPTDQARKEARKKELKKNKKQRQLVRAAVLKGKDPAQIIEEMEKIDQMEYNVMQPPPLNEKVLKDKRKKLKETLDRVLKMYAKDDQEKWAELKEQLIQYERRRIDLVSYFEAVRHAQQVQVDEIPLPSAANDISRMYPGPLTSQIPLPDMPQPPTHMYPPHPHYISQHHTLMNIPVPPSILKKTSAYATSSSVPTLAPNKEPPGVPPFPPPELSSDDEDTVENQVKDTPAKSRTIRFADDGKEDKQESENKEKDMEKEKDRDIAKVKPTTLQQKMLAMAGQDIDQFMREMEVVHKKRETERAQDLNARLSLLETENETNVKSSNNKSNNKEDEDIEPPGASEHLSGHGQHAPHPHTQHTQHGAMPPMGMPPPPLLYRPPPPPLHLRMPPPPPPRIGLRLPPGPPPGMPRLLRPGPPSIPRMPPPQMQMSNMSNIGNPQIQTQSGTTAQPKTPNVLSAAPQLINRKDKDGKSTTTIEAKPQIRNLAADVTRFLPTSLRVKRDDKKKSSNISRITERLPEAQPLRTPQPKTKDDAYMQFMQEMEGLL
- the LOC139108844 gene encoding WW domain-binding protein 11 isoform X3, which produces MGRRSINTTKSGKYMNPTDQARKEARKKELKKNKKQRQLVRAAVLKGKDPAQIIEEMEKIDQMEYNVMQPPPLNEKVLKDKRKKLKETLDRVLKMYAKDDQEKWAELKEQLIQYERRRIDLVSYFEAVRHAQQVQVDEIPLPSAANDISRMYPGPLTSQIPLPDMPQPPTHMYPPHPHYISQHHTLMNIPVPPSILKKTSAYATSSSVPTLAPNKEPPGVPPFPPPELSSDDEDTVENVKDTPAKSRTIRFADDGKEDKQESENKEKDMEKEKDRDIAKVKPTTLQQKMLAMAGQDIDQFMREMEVVHKKRETERAQDLNARLSLLETENETNVKSSNNKSNNKEDEDIEPPGASEHLSGHGQHAPHPHTQHTQHGAMPPMGMPPPPLLYRPPPPPLHLRMPPPPPPRIGLRLPPGPPPGMPRLLRPGPPSIPRMPPPQMQMSNMSNIGNPQIQTQSGTTAQPKTPNVLSAAPQLINRKDKDGKSTTTIEAKPQIRNLAADVTRFLPTSLRVKRDDKKKSSNISRITERLPEAQPLRTPQPKTKDDAYMQFMQEMEGLL
- the LOC139108844 gene encoding WW domain-binding protein 11 isoform X1, whose amino-acid sequence is MGRRSINTTKSGKYMNPTDQARKEARKKELKKNKKQRQLVRAAVLKGKDPAQIIEEMEKIDQMEYNVMQPPPLNEKVLKDKRKKLKETLDRVLKMYAKDDQEKWAELKEQLIQYERRRIDLVSYFEAVRHAQQVQVDEIPLPSAANDISRMYPDSVNVFAGPLTSQIPLPDMPQPPTHMYPPHPHYISQHHTLMNIPVPPSILKKTSAYATSSSVPTLAPNKEPPGVPPFPPPELSSDDEDTVENQVKDTPAKSRTIRFADDGKEDKQESENKEKDMEKEKDRDIAKVKPTTLQQKMLAMAGQDIDQFMREMEVVHKKRETERAQDLNARLSLLETENETNVKSSNNKSNNKEDEDIEPPGASEHLSGHGQHAPHPHTQHTQHGAMPPMGMPPPPLLYRPPPPPLHLRMPPPPPPRIGLRLPPGPPPGMPRLLRPGPPSIPRMPPPQMQMSNMSNIGNPQIQTQSGTTAQPKTPNVLSAAPQLINRKDKDGKSTTTIEAKPQIRNLAADVTRFLPTSLRVKRDDKKKSSNISRITERLPEAQPLRTPQPKTKDDAYMQFMQEMEGLL
- the LOC139108804 gene encoding uncharacterized protein, with amino-acid sequence MAQYIAHDINKKQRTSDIKIEGNVTFSQMKLRRDILDGLMSAGFQKPSPIQLKAIPLGRCGFDLIVRAKSGTGKTLVFGIIALETLDISIHLPQILIIAPTREIAIQITHVIQTIGSKIEGLKVDYFVGGISIEEDKKKLSKCHIAVGAPGRIKHLIEKGFLSVSKVRLFVLDEADKLMEINFQTDINHIFSKLPSSKQIIASSATYPGDLETFLQTYMSSPVLTSPNIDGPILIGIRQFVTVVPTHPNAMKELQTKVDELVKIFTKISFKQSLVFTNYQSRAQSVSNKINSLGFSTSYIAGNQNMTKRLEAIENLRNLEHRIMLTTDLTARGIDIENVNMVINLDIPMDVTTYLHRIGRAGRYGSYGISITIISESELSSFKKLLTSIDGLSFYLFKLSSDYTEDVWSDDISTFEKIDLESEINLKKFLSLDAAIVESENGEPIKIPISEHIVPSKNNGISSKNNVSTANDEKSNNVSSKNTASSDISQKVSSNTIAKYNKMSPKSIPTMLSSKNNVENIKIKCEKQKLRKKKKYHETISDDVPVRARSVLDKQIKISSLLQHYNQGKIDSTIDASIECKEISNIESAVENFTDYKVLTSSKNIYTFTMTPDSENPSVMEKLNENVVFKVALSDVENCKLLDTSVKKIMQYMKDSLIVEEENGTSISNYEKEDDNEKTFIQISQNTVSIKDLDLTHNLPINKLDNSEDDHIRIIINNYLTTYGTKVIESDNNVCNDEESLLRAASKWKELLDFEINLINDTHKGITESIYKLLYEEHFSALKTFLNMQKRAFLCIFPELRNDEEVQNTYIYSASNSNNNLLDMYKDIEDFKSHFWTLGSKFNAFFPYPINIDEDMPNLMMSDSEIEEYCKALQYFRNGQNPNKKLLEIIDYITCLSETERYDVIKKIREQNLTFEEIKALLKETAVMEVEQLLKNLDVVSKDENKVQNTEHEVRSDILFDQKYEKKKVEQTKDNDEETCSSASSASSLKSSEKDIVHLNVASKNQQKVLHISGNSQKSSRKNIERRKIKNVKTRYIPVQTNNIIYNNVDEFGKREKQVNFHKCDLTDSTDRDNLITSTKHSRTFNSYGDARELSQLSSNPAESFPWISISNSSYDLEEKACSLNQTYSGQESEQILSNSHSSRMYAQSSRFNRPSQHMKQETNNYSTKAHRLDNDLMNNVYSCETDIDRFLSSLRMQTDQMHFDIYKSQMFENWAMYDE